The sequence below is a genomic window from Brevibacillus agri.
TGATGAGCGCACGTTGTTTATTTAGCATTTGCAGGGTGTTTTCTAACTCTAAGATTTTTTGCTGATCGCTAGATAAGGTTTCTTGGATCGCGTCTTGTTTTAAATAGGTTTTTAAATCGGTCTCCAAGTTTTCAAAGAGATCAAGATTAAACATCACTTTCGCTGTTTCTTGTAGATAACTGGACAAAATTTCATCGGAAATGGCTTGTGCAACTTTTTCTCCATCAAACAAACAAAGTTCTAATAATTGAGGGGGAGTTTCCTCGCGTAATTTGGTTTGGAAAATGTCTTTTTCTTGACTGGAGAGGATCCTTTGGTTGCATATAATTTCCAGATCTTCTTTGATGGTGTCACGCTCTAGTTGCCAGCTTCTACGAAGAACGTAGACATTTCTTTGGAGATTTTCAACGAGTTCGAGATCAAGAATCACTTGAAATTTATTCTCGCGATTTTTAACTGCATATGAATTTAATTTCGATGAAATTTTATCGAAATAGGGAACACTTTCTGTCTTATATCCATAGGCCAAGGGGCCAAACAATGCGAGACGAATACTTTCAAGAATGGTTGTTTTTCCAGCACCGTTTTTTCCACCAAATAATACGACATTTTGATTTGCATTAAAGGTGCGCAAATCAAAATCAAAGTTGCCATAAAATGCTCCGATATTCGTTATACGCAAACGGTTAAACTTCATCTTTAAACCCTTCTACTTTCCCATAGTGTAGTTTATCTTGATTAAGCGTTTTATCGAAATCTTGCAGTAAACCACGTCGAACTTTATATCCAACATAGCTTTTTTCGATACCAATTAGTTTTTTGAGGAGATCGAAAGGTACATTGTTAGCTTCACATAGTAACTCTAAATCTGTGAGTTGTTCCCTTTCGAACAATGGCCGTTCATCCGATTCCCAGTCTAGGCCCTCACCCATAACCTCTTGATAGATCTGTTGAACACTATTATCCCAATCGCCGTCTTCAAACCAATATTTTTGAATCACTTTTAATTCCTCTTCTTGAATCAGTTTGTAGTCAGCATCGTATGGATTGTTGAGTCTTTTTTGGGTTTTTAATAGTTCTTTCAATATCTCTTTTCTTGCTTCTAACGTAAACGGGCCAAGGCCTAACTCTTTTTCTTCTCCTTCACCAACGAAATAAATGCTACCATTCATCCGGTGTTTTTCCCGATATTCTCGATTATCACGTATTTCAGAAAGCCAATTTCTATACTCTAAAAGGGGAGTTAGCCAACTCTCACCACTCTCGATAAACCCTTTTAGTGCCTTATCTTCTTTCACAACGGTGCAAACCCAGCATCCGAACCGACTGTTTCCGCAAGAACCTGCACTTTCTTTGATCTCTTTATCAACAATGAGGGGGCATTCCCCACCAGAAGAGTTTTGATAAAGCGCATGCAGCTCATAGTTGTCGGTATCCCAGGGTGTTTTCCCATCATTACTCAACAGAAAGTTCCATACATCATCCAACGTGAAGTCACGAATGGGTGCATACACATAGGCATTGGATAGACTGGAATGTCGCATCAAAATTTTCCCATCCACCGTATGGGATTCCATCACTTGTGCGCGTGTAGCACTTTCAGAGTCGCGAACGCCCAAAACCATAATCACTTCACCAAATTGAGAAACTTTATCCAGGATGAAGCTGTTCGCTGGATCAATTTTCATCCGGTCAGTGCACCAACGGAATTTTTGGCGGGGAGAAGGATACCCTTTTCCTATGAGAGAAGCCCAGAATGTTTTCTCCATGAGTGGTTTTACCTTATGCGTTTCAATAGGAAGATTCATCTCGACAG
It includes:
- the dndC gene encoding DNA phosphorothioation system sulfurtransferase DndC, with the translated sequence MLFDLINSKDRISDKIAQIQEIYLQDDRPWVVGFSGGKDSSVVVQLVFHALATLPLEKRIKKVFIISSDTLVETPLIISSINATLLKIQQKAVEMNLPIETHKVKPLMEKTFWASLIGKGYPSPRQKFRWCTDRMKIDPANSFILDKVSQFGEVIMVLGVRDSESATRAQVMESHTVDGKILMRHSSLSNAYVYAPIRDFTLDDVWNFLLSNDGKTPWDTDNYELHALYQNSSGGECPLIVDKEIKESAGSCGNSRFGCWVCTVVKEDKALKGFIESGESWLTPLLEYRNWLSEIRDNREYREKHRMNGSIYFVGEGEEKELGLGPFTLEARKEILKELLKTQKRLNNPYDADYKLIQEEELKVIQKYWFEDGDWDNSVQQIYQEVMGEGLDWESDERPLFEREQLTDLELLCEANNVPFDLLKKLIGIEKSYVGYKVRRGLLQDFDKTLNQDKLHYGKVEGFKDEV